Proteins from a single region of Desulfobacter postgatei 2ac9:
- the pstS gene encoding phosphate ABC transporter substrate-binding protein PstS, which produces MKLKSLLNVALSAAVAASFMIAGSATAAPIKITGAGASFPAPIYSEWFKDLAKKTNGEIKVDYQSIGSGSGIKNFIAHTVDFAASDAAMKQEEIDQVPEGVQLLPMTAGEIVLAYNLPGIEGLKLPRDVYPEIFLGKITKWNDPKIVATNPGVTLPDTPITVIVRSDKSGTTFGFTGHLSAISSDFKSAVGQGTMVQWPAGNMVKGKKNDGVSSAIRQTPGAIGYTEYGFAKLNKLPTACLENKAGKFVCPGPEGGAAALANAVLPENMIVFIDDPAGDASYPIATFTWMLFYKKNKSPELAAALRNMVEYCLDEGQKIADKAGYIPLPESVVEKVREASKNIQ; this is translated from the coding sequence ATGAAACTCAAATCTTTACTTAATGTTGCTTTATCCGCTGCCGTTGCAGCATCCTTCATGATTGCGGGCTCCGCAACTGCAGCGCCAATCAAAATCACCGGTGCCGGCGCAAGCTTTCCTGCACCAATTTACAGCGAATGGTTCAAAGACCTTGCCAAAAAAACCAATGGCGAAATCAAAGTGGATTACCAGTCCATCGGTTCCGGTTCCGGCATCAAAAACTTCATTGCTCACACCGTTGATTTCGCTGCAAGTGACGCGGCAATGAAACAGGAAGAAATTGATCAGGTACCCGAGGGTGTTCAGCTGCTGCCCATGACCGCAGGCGAAATTGTTCTTGCATATAACCTGCCCGGCATTGAAGGCCTCAAACTGCCCCGGGACGTATATCCCGAAATTTTCCTGGGCAAGATCACCAAGTGGAATGACCCCAAAATCGTTGCCACCAACCCCGGCGTAACCCTGCCTGATACCCCCATCACGGTTATTGTCCGTTCTGACAAATCCGGCACCACCTTTGGCTTCACCGGCCATTTAAGCGCCATCTCTTCTGATTTCAAATCTGCTGTAGGCCAGGGCACAATGGTTCAGTGGCCTGCCGGCAACATGGTAAAAGGCAAAAAAAATGACGGTGTATCTTCCGCCATTCGCCAGACCCCCGGGGCTATCGGTTACACCGAATACGGTTTTGCCAAGCTGAACAAACTGCCCACGGCATGCCTGGAAAACAAAGCCGGCAAATTTGTATGCCCCGGACCTGAAGGTGGGGCTGCTGCCCTTGCCAACGCTGTTCTGCCGGAAAACATGATCGTATTCATCGACGATCCTGCAGGCGATGCATCCTACCCCATTGCAACCTTTACCTGGATGCTGTTCTACAAAAAGAACAAAAGCCCGGAATTGGCCGCAGCGCTTCGCAACATGGTTGAATACTGCCTGGATGAAGGTCAGAAAATTGCTGACAAAGCCGGTTATATCCCCCTTCCTGAAAGTGTTGTAGAAAAAGTTAGGGAAGCCTCTAAAAACATCCAGTAA
- the pstC gene encoding phosphate ABC transporter permease subunit PstC, whose amino-acid sequence MADNESLGNVGGRTLSKPPTPGDIFFDKSFRFLTRAFTWATIFLLAFIVYKIGGKALPAFPDLGIKFLFTSVWDSGQDVYGILPQIWGTLYSSFLALIFGGFFGITIAIFITQNFLPYKIEIILKNIIELLAAIPSVVYGLWGIYVLIPLIRPFANFLHEYLGWIPFFSTRLSGLGLLPAALVLSIMILPTVAAISQDAFKAIPHKTKEAAFGMGTTRWEAILLVLLPTASGGIFGALVLGFGRALGETMALAMLVGSMSTVTLSVLSPADTIAALLANTFSEADPGLETGALMYAACVLLLITLIVNIAGAVIVAKATPGGDKR is encoded by the coding sequence ATGGCCGACAATGAATCTTTGGGTAATGTCGGTGGCAGGACATTATCCAAACCGCCTACCCCGGGCGACATTTTTTTTGACAAATCATTCAGGTTTCTGACCCGCGCATTTACCTGGGCCACCATTTTTCTGCTGGCGTTCATCGTTTATAAAATCGGCGGGAAAGCGTTGCCGGCGTTCCCTGACCTGGGAATTAAATTCCTGTTTACCTCTGTCTGGGACTCAGGACAGGACGTATACGGCATTCTTCCCCAGATTTGGGGAACACTCTACAGCTCATTTCTCGCCCTTATTTTTGGTGGGTTTTTCGGAATCACCATTGCAATATTCATTACCCAGAATTTTCTTCCCTATAAAATTGAAATTATATTAAAAAATATTATTGAACTGCTTGCCGCCATCCCAAGCGTTGTTTACGGACTGTGGGGCATTTATGTTCTGATTCCCCTGATCCGTCCCTTTGCCAATTTCCTGCACGAGTACCTGGGCTGGATTCCTTTTTTTTCCACACGGCTTTCGGGCCTGGGCCTTCTTCCGGCAGCACTGGTTCTCTCCATTATGATCCTGCCCACGGTTGCAGCCATTTCCCAGGATGCGTTCAAGGCCATACCCCATAAAACCAAGGAGGCCGCCTTCGGCATGGGCACGACCCGCTGGGAAGCCATTCTGCTGGTTTTGCTGCCCACGGCATCCGGTGGTATTTTCGGTGCCCTTGTACTGGGGTTTGGCCGGGCACTTGGTGAAACCATGGCCCTTGCCATGCTTGTCGGCAGCATGTCCACAGTTACGCTCTCCGTCCTTTCCCCGGCAGACACCATTGCAGCCCTTCTGGCCAATACCTTTTCCGAAGCAGACCCAGGACTTGAAACCGGCGCACTGATGTATGCCGCCTGCGTGCTCTTGCTGATCACCCTGATTGTTAATATTGCAGGTGCTGTCATTGTTGCCAAGGCAACACCGGGAGGAGATAAAAGATGA
- a CDS encoding radical SAM protein, producing the protein MAAQIHKTRKAFPDLYHTMHWLSPGATSAAEALRRELLDEISTHTQARWEFAGTKLYTHALSPGCALCGQGTWSCLFINGICNARCFYCPSEQKDPGPPMTSSIEFERPKDYADYVKKFGVRGVAFSGGEPMISFDRVARFLDLLGRDAPDLSHIWMYTNGILVTTDRLKILRDNGLKEIRFDLSAVDYALDNLKKAVGIIPIVTVEIPAIPEDLERTKPLLKTLADLGVNYLNLHQIRCTHFNLPKLIQRGYTFLHGPGVAVLETELTALELIQYSLDNNINLPINYCAFTYRHQFQKAAARKRNANLIKNGWEDITPTGFIRTMILSGDLSSVNNISKYLETKGKKGTDWTTDKEGITIPGSLWPNGLDLSGLTLTVKYHATALRSAPSMRYPNIPIQLNQDRQVIIETDNQQQSIQIAGPKIPGFAKKFLYPQEPDSNQAQSGLDLELEEKICSFENFSPGLAPYY; encoded by the coding sequence ATGGCCGCTCAAATCCACAAAACCCGCAAAGCGTTCCCGGATCTTTACCACACCATGCACTGGCTTTCCCCTGGGGCAACCAGCGCTGCTGAAGCCCTGCGAAGAGAACTGCTTGATGAGATATCCACCCACACCCAAGCCAGGTGGGAGTTTGCCGGCACCAAACTGTATACCCACGCCCTATCCCCGGGCTGTGCCCTGTGCGGACAAGGAACCTGGTCATGCCTGTTCATAAACGGCATCTGCAACGCACGATGTTTTTACTGTCCATCGGAACAAAAAGACCCGGGTCCGCCAATGACAAGCTCAATTGAATTTGAACGGCCAAAGGACTATGCAGACTATGTAAAAAAATTTGGCGTCCGGGGCGTGGCGTTCAGCGGCGGAGAACCCATGATCAGCTTTGACCGGGTCGCCCGTTTTTTAGATCTCCTTGGCCGGGATGCGCCTGATCTTTCCCATATATGGATGTATACCAACGGCATCCTTGTCACCACAGATCGGCTGAAAATCCTTAGAGACAATGGCCTTAAGGAAATTCGTTTTGATTTGTCCGCCGTGGACTATGCCCTGGATAACCTGAAAAAGGCCGTGGGAATCATCCCCATTGTAACAGTGGAAATCCCGGCAATCCCCGAGGATCTGGAACGAACAAAGCCCCTTCTCAAAACGCTTGCCGACCTTGGGGTCAATTATCTCAACCTTCACCAGATCCGGTGTACCCATTTCAACCTGCCGAAACTGATTCAGCGAGGCTACACATTTTTGCATGGTCCCGGGGTGGCTGTACTTGAAACCGAGCTTACGGCCCTTGAACTTATTCAATACAGCCTGGATAATAACATAAACCTGCCCATAAATTATTGCGCATTCACCTATCGCCACCAATTCCAGAAAGCTGCGGCAAGGAAACGAAATGCAAATCTTATCAAAAATGGGTGGGAGGACATTACACCCACCGGATTTATCCGAACCATGATCCTTTCAGGAGACTTAAGTTCGGTCAACAACATTTCAAAATATCTTGAAACAAAAGGTAAAAAAGGAACAGACTGGACCACCGACAAAGAGGGCATTACCATCCCGGGGAGCCTGTGGCCCAACGGCCTGGATCTTTCAGGCTTGACCCTGACAGTGAAATACCATGCCACAGCCTTGCGCAGTGCCCCGTCAATGCGCTACCCGAATATACCGATTCAACTGAATCAAGACAGGCAGGTCATTATCGAAACGGACAACCAGCAGCAAAGTATTCAAATTGCCGGTCCAAAAATTCCTGGGTTTGCCAAAAAATTTCTGTACCCACAGGAACCTGATTCCAATCAGGCTCAATCCGGCCTTGATCTGGAATTGGAAGAAAAAATTTGCAGTTTTGAAAATTTTTCCCCAGGCCTTGCCCCCTATTATTAA
- a CDS encoding helix-turn-helix domain-containing protein, which produces MENEPKIFAAWLKKFIKDDKKITAKALAKKINCDPTTISSYIRGRTQPGYEVRKAILDITSVPHEKMMADGRAALVKPNDPAIEKRLSELEKRLNQGKETLRTDIATERHRKVIDKFKDKDLALKLNEILLEIEQMDNSALKEAETVLSLLKIKIEQESTKKRTANGED; this is translated from the coding sequence ATGGAAAATGAGCCTAAAATATTTGCCGCATGGCTGAAAAAATTTATAAAAGATGACAAGAAAATTACGGCCAAGGCGCTTGCAAAAAAAATTAACTGTGACCCAACAACTATATCATCATATATCCGTGGCAGGACTCAACCAGGATATGAAGTTCGAAAAGCTATCTTAGATATTACAAGTGTACCACACGAAAAAATGATGGCAGATGGTAGGGCTGCATTAGTGAAGCCAAATGACCCTGCAATTGAAAAAAGATTATCCGAACTGGAAAAAAGGCTAAATCAAGGGAAAGAAACCCTGAGAACAGACATAGCCACAGAAAGACACCGGAAGGTTATAGATAAATTTAAAGACAAAGACTTAGCCTTAAAATTAAACGAAATATTATTAGAAATCGAACAAATGGATAATTCAGCTTTGAAAGAAGCAGAAACTGTCCTGTCTTTATTGAAGATTAAAATAGAACAGGAGTCCACAAAAAAGAGAACAGCCAACGGCGAAGACTAA
- a CDS encoding retropepsin-like aspartic protease family protein, with protein MDRSFRNKYPEYKEYDKKKKFPTWILIIVCLIISGLPGYLLLIQNKTTFNKLFGKTKTTTQPTPQEILFYRKTPNIIKAPNITKKPQDTTEKIYSWTDETGIKHFSNVQPSQTIKNLTTTKNVSSREDSIIIRNNQILIPVTLSYNKKKTSTFLVLDTGASFTTIHDDFAIFFEPIQYRETVSTVADGRQVNTKTTTFDYISVGPYTYKNMRVDIIPYEKQSKIDNGLLGMNFLKHFKYQIDYKKKVIRWL; from the coding sequence ATGGATAGATCATTTAGAAACAAATATCCCGAATATAAAGAATACGACAAGAAAAAAAAATTCCCGACATGGATATTAATCATAGTTTGTTTGATTATTAGCGGCCTTCCCGGCTACCTATTATTAATACAAAACAAAACCACATTTAATAAGCTTTTCGGAAAAACTAAGACCACCACGCAGCCAACACCACAGGAAATCCTATTTTATCGGAAAACACCGAACATAATTAAAGCACCCAACATAACTAAAAAACCTCAAGATACGACTGAGAAAATATATTCCTGGACAGATGAAACCGGAATTAAGCATTTTTCAAATGTTCAACCTTCCCAAACTATCAAAAACTTAACAACAACTAAAAACGTATCAAGCCGTGAAGATTCAATAATCATTAGAAATAACCAAATATTGATTCCCGTAACATTGAGTTATAACAAGAAAAAAACATCAACTTTCCTTGTCCTTGATACAGGAGCATCATTCACAACCATCCATGATGATTTTGCAATTTTTTTTGAACCAATCCAATACAGAGAAACAGTATCAACTGTTGCGGATGGAAGACAAGTAAACACAAAGACAACAACCTTTGATTATATTTCAGTCGGTCCCTATACCTATAAAAATATGCGTGTTGATATTATTCCATATGAAAAACAATCTAAAATAGATAACGGCCTTTTGGGTATGAATTTCTTAAAGCACTTCAAATACCAAATAGACTATAAGAAAAAAGTCATACGATGGCTATAG
- a CDS encoding helix-turn-helix domain-containing protein: MMTQNDIAVAIGRVDKTYVNKLLTGKRQVSWPLAERLAELFPDRTIHQWKNATPDDIKRAFAQIKCKKIKKG; this comes from the coding sequence ATGATGACACAAAATGACATAGCGGTTGCAATTGGCAGAGTTGACAAAACATATGTCAATAAATTGTTGACAGGTAAACGCCAGGTTTCCTGGCCGCTTGCCGAACGCCTGGCCGAACTATTCCCAGACCGCACAATCCATCAGTGGAAGAACGCAACCCCTGATGACATTAAACGAGCATTCGCTCAAATAAAGTGCAAAAAAATAAAGAAAGGATAA
- a CDS encoding phosphoenolpyruvate carboxylase produces MNTVFTQVRNALGKPYDDLHFLLKCFKEVLEENNQQKLVGLLPWINATLPSDSDLTSNEYIHMMSMCFQLLNLVEVNGAVQSRRRKEDENMAQVNGLWANQFQYLKSKGITESQILNVLPKVLVEPVLTAHPTEAKRTVVLQAYRGLYLLLVKRENQMYTRIEQADIQQEIKHILHRLWHVGEIYIEKPQLESELDNILHYLTHVFPSVIMMLDKRLRQAWKESGFDPKALNNSDLLPVLSFGNWVGGDRDGHPLVTPEITIQTLKKLRIHAFYIIKNELKDLAQTLSIYLNISEVSKGFAARIKELQEEVGVNAEIELKEHTEEIFKAYVLMLIQKIPIDLSREFNLELKDKPNSYRSSINLIADLNLLYQELEKCGMGEIAHVDVGRTKRLLKIFGFHLAKLDIRQNSAYHEKALTQLITASLGAEAAAQIDASQEARRAFLDQELKINRPFLVQHNNLDQEGQNVIGAFQVVSDHVQRYSPNAFGKLIVSMTRNTEDLLTVYLFLREVGLIIKNNDELGTRLPVVPLFETIEDLKLSAGILADYLCHPIVKKSLQMQSCNNPNGELIQDVMIGYSDSNKDGGVLASAWFLHEAQKELTQIGEKHGVKIRFFHGTGGSISRGAGPSHWFIKTLPHGSINGKFRVTEQGETIERKYANLVNAAYNLELMVSSVTAQTVLHENTKGKHEEVESLFHRLGDRGRHYYRQLISDPDFITFFSQATPIDVIESSKIGSRPARRTGKRSMEDLRAIPWVFSWSQSRFNITSWYGVGATLNELKNQSPKAYENLLHFVEYDPFARYVMTNLDSSLASTDVRIMEKYASLVQEVEIRDRIMGMIKNELDLTRKMVADVLKRPINERRINHYYSTILRAEALNNLHDAQVQLLQKWREAKNAKSKKEDHYLFALLQCVNAIANALGATG; encoded by the coding sequence ATGAATACAGTTTTTACCCAAGTGAGAAATGCATTGGGCAAACCCTATGACGATCTTCACTTTCTATTGAAGTGCTTTAAAGAGGTGCTGGAGGAAAATAATCAGCAGAAGCTGGTTGGTTTGCTTCCATGGATAAACGCTACACTTCCCTCCGATTCAGACCTGACAAGCAATGAATATATCCATATGATGTCGATGTGTTTTCAGCTGTTAAATCTGGTCGAGGTGAATGGGGCGGTACAAAGCCGTCGGCGTAAAGAAGATGAAAACATGGCTCAAGTGAACGGACTGTGGGCGAATCAATTCCAATATTTGAAATCCAAAGGTATCACCGAGTCCCAAATTCTAAACGTCTTGCCTAAAGTTTTGGTTGAACCGGTTTTAACTGCGCATCCGACAGAAGCCAAACGCACTGTGGTGTTACAGGCATACCGTGGGTTATATCTGTTGCTCGTTAAGCGCGAGAACCAAATGTATACCCGGATTGAACAAGCGGACATCCAGCAGGAGATCAAACATATTTTGCATCGTTTGTGGCATGTTGGAGAGATCTATATTGAAAAGCCACAGTTGGAGTCGGAGCTGGACAATATTCTGCACTATCTGACCCATGTTTTTCCCAGTGTGATTATGATGCTGGACAAGCGGTTGCGTCAAGCCTGGAAAGAATCCGGATTTGATCCGAAAGCGCTTAATAACTCGGATTTACTTCCGGTGCTGTCATTTGGAAACTGGGTTGGCGGAGACCGCGACGGCCACCCGCTGGTGACGCCGGAAATCACCATACAGACGCTTAAAAAACTGCGTATTCATGCATTTTATATTATTAAAAATGAATTAAAAGACTTGGCGCAAACGCTCAGTATCTATCTTAATATCTCGGAGGTGAGCAAAGGTTTTGCTGCTCGGATTAAAGAACTCCAAGAGGAAGTTGGCGTTAATGCCGAAATTGAGCTCAAAGAACATACCGAGGAAATATTTAAAGCTTATGTACTTATGTTAATTCAGAAAATTCCGATTGATCTGAGCCGGGAATTCAACCTTGAATTAAAAGATAAGCCCAATAGTTACCGCAGTTCCATCAATTTGATTGCTGACTTAAACTTGCTATACCAGGAGCTGGAAAAATGTGGCATGGGCGAGATAGCCCATGTTGATGTTGGTCGGACAAAGCGACTCTTGAAAATCTTCGGTTTCCATTTAGCAAAATTGGATATTCGCCAAAACAGTGCCTATCATGAGAAGGCATTAACCCAGTTGATTACCGCATCGCTTGGGGCTGAAGCAGCCGCGCAGATTGACGCGTCACAGGAGGCAAGGCGCGCTTTTCTGGATCAGGAACTGAAAATCAACCGTCCGTTTTTGGTGCAGCATAACAACCTTGACCAGGAAGGACAAAATGTGATCGGGGCCTTTCAGGTTGTTAGTGATCATGTTCAACGTTACAGCCCCAATGCTTTCGGAAAATTGATTGTGAGTATGACCCGAAATACGGAGGATCTGCTTACAGTTTACCTGTTCCTGCGTGAAGTCGGTTTAATTATAAAAAACAACGATGAGCTGGGTACACGTCTTCCAGTTGTGCCGCTTTTTGAAACCATTGAAGACTTGAAGTTAAGCGCAGGCATTCTGGCCGATTATCTGTGCCATCCGATTGTAAAAAAAAGTTTGCAGATGCAGTCGTGTAACAATCCCAATGGTGAATTGATTCAGGACGTCATGATCGGTTATTCAGACAGTAACAAGGACGGCGGCGTTCTGGCGAGCGCCTGGTTCTTGCACGAGGCACAGAAAGAATTGACCCAAATAGGCGAAAAACACGGCGTGAAAATCCGTTTCTTCCACGGTACCGGTGGCAGCATCAGTCGTGGCGCGGGACCAAGTCATTGGTTCATCAAAACTTTGCCGCACGGATCAATAAATGGTAAATTTCGAGTTACCGAGCAAGGCGAGACAATTGAGAGAAAATATGCCAACCTGGTGAATGCAGCATATAATCTAGAGCTGATGGTTTCGAGTGTTACAGCACAAACCGTGTTACACGAAAACACCAAAGGCAAGCACGAAGAAGTTGAGAGTCTATTCCATCGCTTAGGTGATCGGGGGCGTCATTATTACCGGCAGCTGATTTCCGATCCTGATTTTATCACCTTCTTTTCCCAGGCAACACCAATTGATGTTATCGAGTCGAGTAAAATTGGTTCTCGCCCGGCACGTCGTACCGGGAAACGCAGCATGGAAGACCTTCGGGCAATTCCTTGGGTGTTCAGCTGGTCGCAATCGCGCTTCAATATTACCAGTTGGTATGGTGTCGGCGCCACCTTGAATGAACTGAAAAACCAAAGCCCGAAGGCGTACGAAAATTTGCTTCATTTCGTTGAATACGATCCTTTTGCACGTTATGTGATGACAAATTTGGACAGTAGCCTGGCATCCACGGATGTGCGGATTATGGAAAAGTATGCTTCGTTGGTTCAGGAGGTGGAGATTCGTGACCGAATCATGGGGATGATTAAAAATGAACTGGACTTAACGCGTAAGATGGTCGCCGATGTGTTGAAACGACCAATTAACGAACGACGCATTAATCACTATTACTCAACCATACTCAGAGCCGAGGCGCTTAATAATTTGCATGATGCGCAGGTTCAATTGCTACAAAAATGGCGCGAAGCTAAAAACGCCAAGTCGAAAAAAGAGGACCATTATCTATTTGCCCTTTTGCAGTGTGTTAATGCAATTGCCAACGCACTCGGCGCAACAGGTTGA
- a CDS encoding DUF2523 family protein → MINKIIDFCSKFWEMLIGFFNWVLDGILYLLSEIFYLFLDVFFSIIESIISAIDFAQVTALSSFGDWNILPDQILYILYKLNIAQCLSMLAAACLIRLTLNLIPAAFTRV, encoded by the coding sequence ATGATTAATAAGATAATAGATTTCTGTTCCAAGTTTTGGGAAATGCTAATCGGTTTTTTCAATTGGGTTCTTGACGGTATTTTATACCTGCTGTCAGAAATTTTTTATCTGTTTTTGGATGTATTCTTTTCTATTATTGAATCAATCATTTCCGCTATTGATTTTGCCCAGGTGACCGCCCTTAGTTCATTTGGTGATTGGAATATTTTACCTGATCAAATTTTATACATTCTTTATAAATTGAATATCGCTCAATGTCTTAGCATGTTGGCCGCTGCCTGCCTGATCCGTTTAACCCTTAATCTTATTCCCGCAGCATTCACAAGGGTCTAA
- a CDS encoding 4Fe-4S dicluster domain-containing protein: protein MAYKHIIDAERCKGCGLCVHFCPKNVLEITDKVNAKGHFPAFQARPEDCIYCAICCTMCPDVAISIVEEQSA from the coding sequence ATGGCATATAAACACATTATTGATGCCGAAAGGTGCAAAGGGTGCGGTCTTTGTGTGCATTTCTGCCCGAAAAACGTGCTTGAGATCACCGACAAGGTAAATGCCAAAGGGCATTTTCCGGCCTTCCAGGCCAGACCGGAGGACTGCATTTACTGCGCCATCTGCTGCACCATGTGTCCGGATGTGGCTATAAGTATAGTTGAAGAACAAAGTGCTTAA
- the pstB gene encoding phosphate ABC transporter ATP-binding protein PstB yields the protein MEALKEIDANETYENDLPTDVALDCKAERIYYGDFLAVRDSHVPIKRNQITGFIGPSGCGKSTVIKSINRMNDLIRGFRFVGDIRFHGVNIYAPNIDPVSVRRNIGMVFQQPNPFSMSIFDNVAFGLRLNRYKGNMQEKVEKALRSAALWKEVKDKLKNNGLSLSGGQQQRLCIARAIATEPRVLLMDEPCSALDPIATRQIEELMVKLKEQFTVAIVTHNMQQAMRVADQTAFFAVDISRGGRTGYLVEMGPTKELFENPQEQLTKEYLQGEFS from the coding sequence ATGGAAGCATTAAAAGAAATAGATGCAAACGAAACCTATGAAAACGACCTGCCGACGGATGTTGCATTGGATTGTAAAGCCGAACGAATTTATTACGGAGATTTCCTTGCAGTCCGGGACAGTCACGTACCCATCAAAAGAAACCAGATCACCGGCTTTATCGGGCCTTCCGGCTGTGGTAAAAGTACGGTGATTAAAAGTATCAACCGTATGAATGACCTGATCCGGGGGTTCCGGTTTGTGGGGGATATCCGTTTCCACGGAGTCAATATCTATGCCCCCAATATCGACCCCGTGTCGGTTCGTCGCAACATCGGGATGGTGTTCCAGCAGCCCAACCCGTTCTCAATGTCCATCTTTGACAACGTGGCCTTTGGGCTGCGCTTGAACCGGTATAAAGGAAACATGCAAGAAAAAGTTGAAAAGGCCCTTAGAAGTGCTGCCCTGTGGAAAGAGGTAAAGGACAAACTTAAAAACAACGGACTGTCCCTTTCCGGCGGCCAGCAGCAGCGTCTGTGCATTGCAAGAGCCATAGCCACCGAACCCCGTGTTCTTCTCATGGACGAACCCTGCTCCGCACTGGACCCCATTGCCACCCGCCAGATCGAAGAGCTGATGGTCAAACTGAAAGAACAGTTCACCGTTGCCATCGTAACTCATAATATGCAGCAGGCAATGCGTGTGGCGGACCAGACTGCTTTCTTTGCCGTGGACATCTCCAGGGGCGGCCGGACCGGCTACCTTGTTGAAATGGGCCCCACCAAAGAACTATTTGAAAATCCCCAGGAACAACTGACCAAAGAGTACCTGCAGGGCGAATTCTCCTGA
- the pstA gene encoding phosphate ABC transporter permease PstA — protein sequence MSRIGPQRPRLERQPMEPRALKSIILSTITIVCAIIACIPLFSVLIMLLYRGGKRLSLELFYALPPGAFDAPGVGGFGNAILGTAFMVGIAGLISIPFGILAAISLAELDPHSKVSEIARFCAKTMTGLPSIIAGVFAYAIVVIVMGHYSSWAGGVALSVLMLPTVMLTAEEAIKMVPNPMREAAYGMGCTPAQSLIKVILPVAMPGIITGVVLAVARAAGETAPLLFTALFSESWLSPNDPTASLAVLIYNWSSSPYENLIELAWAASLILVVLVFILNIVSRTIGGKIKR from the coding sequence ATGAGCCGGATCGGCCCTCAACGACCACGGCTGGAACGTCAGCCCATGGAGCCAAGAGCGCTTAAGTCCATCATTTTAAGCACCATCACCATTGTCTGCGCGATCATCGCCTGTATTCCATTATTTTCAGTTCTTATCATGCTGTTGTACCGGGGTGGTAAACGACTGAGCCTTGAACTGTTCTACGCCCTGCCGCCGGGTGCATTTGACGCCCCGGGTGTGGGCGGTTTCGGCAATGCCATCTTGGGTACGGCTTTTATGGTGGGAATTGCCGGTTTGATCAGTATTCCGTTCGGCATCCTGGCAGCGATTTCTCTGGCAGAACTTGACCCCCACAGCAAAGTTTCCGAAATTGCCAGATTCTGCGCAAAAACCATGACCGGTCTGCCGTCCATTATCGCCGGCGTTTTTGCCTACGCCATTGTTGTCATTGTCATGGGCCATTATTCATCATGGGCCGGAGGCGTAGCCCTTTCCGTGCTGATGCTCCCGACCGTCATGCTCACCGCCGAAGAAGCCATTAAAATGGTGCCCAACCCCATGCGAGAAGCAGCCTACGGCATGGGGTGCACCCCGGCCCAGAGCCTGATAAAGGTCATTTTACCCGTTGCCATGCCAGGCATCATCACAGGTGTTGTCCTTGCCGTGGCCAGGGCTGCCGGAGAAACGGCACCGTTGCTGTTCACAGCACTTTTTTCCGAAAGCTGGCTTTCCCCCAACGATCCCACGGCATCTTTGGCCGTACTGATCTACAACTGGTCATCCAGCCCCTATGAAAATCTTATTGAACTGGCCTGGGCCGCATCACTGATCCTCGTTGTACTGGTATTTATCCTCAACATTGTCAGCCGCACCATCGGTGGTAAAATAAAACGATAG